Proteins co-encoded in one Eremothecium sinecaudum strain ATCC 58844 chromosome VI, complete sequence genomic window:
- the FKS1 gene encoding 1,3-beta-D-glucan synthase (Syntenic homolog of Ashbya gossypii ACL181C; Syntenic homolog of Saccharomyces cerevisiae YLR342W (FKS1) and YGR032W (GSC2)) — MSYNDPSQHGYYDPHANEQAQHQQQYDQYPADAYGAQGDYVPGAGYYDQAGMPVNEGYYEQQMYDPEQGGYYEQPRQLGQDPENFSDFSYGPPGGYEGYPAVSGMDQYTPLHASYMGDPPSSGTSTPLYGSEAYDPAAVAMALPSDPYPAWTADSQSPLTVEQIEDVFIDLTNCFGFQRDSMRNMFDHFMVLLDSRASRMSPQQALLSLHADYIGSDTANYKKWYFAAQLDMDDEVGFRNMKLGKLSRKARKAKKKSKKAMEGAIDTDATLSQLEGDNSLEAADFRWKAKMNKLSPLERVRQIALYLLMWGEANQVRFTSECLCFLYKCALDYLDSPLCQQRREPVPEGDYLNRVVSPLYRFLRNQVYEIVDGRYVKRERDHNKVIGYDDVNQLFWYPEGIARIVFEDGTRLIDLPSEERYLRLGDVVWNDVFFKTYKEIRTWLHLIINFNRIWIVHGAVYWMYTAFNSPSLYTKDYQQLRDNQPMPAYRWSSCALAGTFACVLQLIATILEWSFVPRNWAGAQHLSRRFIFLLIVTALNLVPVAFVFTYSDLDVESKIAHAVSIVAFFIALATVIFFSIMPLGGLFTSYMKNSTRRYVASQTFTASFAPLRGFDRWMSYLLWVAVFTAKFIESYFFLILSLRDPIRILSTLKIRCSGDTYFKSMLCKQQSYIVLGLMVVTDFILFFLDTYMWYIVCNTVFSVGRSFYLGISILTPWRNIFTRLPKRIYSKILATADMEIKYKPKVLISQVWNAIVISMYREHLLAIDHVQKLLYHQVPSEIEGKRTLRAPTFFVSQDDNNFDTEFFPRNSEAERRISFFAQSLATPIPEPLPVDNMPTFTVLTPHYSERILLSLREIIREDDQFSRVTLLEYLKQLHPIEWDCFVKDTKILAEETAAFEGEADPEKDDDLKAQIDDLPFYCIGFKSAAPEYTLRTRIWASLRSQTLYRTVSGMMNYARAIKLLYRVENPEIVQMFGGNAEGLERELERMSRRKFKFLVSMQRLAKFEPHEMENTEFLLRAYPDLQIAYLDEEPPLHEGEEPRIYSALIDGHCELMENGRRRPKFRVQLSGNPILGDGKSDNQNHALIFYRGEYIQLVDANQDNYLEECLKIRSVLAEFEELNVEQVNPYAPGLKYEDQENNHPVAIVGAREYIFSENSGVLGDTAAGKEQTFGTLFSRTLAQIGGKLHYGHPDFINAIYMTTRCGLSKAQKGLHLNEDIYAGMNAILRGGRIKHSEYYQCGKGRDLGFGTILNFTTKIGAGMGEQLLSREYYYLGTQLPIDRFLSFYYAHPGFHLNNLFIQLSLQMFILTLVNMNALAHESIICQYQKHVPISDPLIPTGCSNLVPVIDWVRRYTLSIFIVFFISFIPIVVQELIERGVWKAVQRFVRHLSSLSPMFEVFAGQIYAASLVSDMTIGGARYISTGRGFATSRIPFSILYSRFAGSAIYMGARSMLMLFFATVSFWQPALLWFWASMAAMMFSPFIFNPHQFSWQDFFLDYRDFIRWLSRGNAKFHKNSWIGYVRMSRSRITGYKRKLIGDASEKASGDSVRAHRTNVLMADLLPTTVYAAGCFCAYMFINAQTGVTDAQPDEVNAVLRLLICTAAPIVINMGALAVVMALSCCAGPLLSVCCKNTGSVMAAVAHGISVVVHLVFFIVMWVLEGMNFAKMLIGLVTMIQLERVILQVLTLSFLTREFKNDHANSAFWSGKWYKTGLGYMAWTQPAREFVVKTIEMSEFAADFTLGHILLLLQFPILCIPSIDKFHSMMLFWLKPSRQIRPPIYSLKQARLRKRMVRKYSCLYLLVLVFFVAIIAGPAVGKKQILDNLAPKFNEDNMLKGVMQPINRNNNDTGDHLPTTLENQFFTATPPPVSIRTKS; from the coding sequence ATGTCGTATAACGATCCTTCCCAGCATGGCTATTATGACCCGCATGCAAATGAGCAAGCCCAACACCAGCAGCAGTATGACCAATACCCAGCGGACGCTTATGGGGCTCAGGGCGACTACGTTCCTGGCGCTGGATACTACGATCAAGCTGGTATGCCTGTAAATGAGGGCTACTATGAACAACAGATGTATGACCCTGAACAAGGTGGGTATTATGAACAGCCCCGCCAACTAGGACAAGACCCAGAGAACTTCTCTGATTTCAGCTACGGTCCACCCGGTGGCTACGAAGGTTATCCTGCCGTCAGTGGCATGGACCAATACACTCCTTTACATGCAAGCTATATGGGCGATCCTCCTTCATCCGGAACCTCTACTCCACTATACGGCAGTGAGGCATACGACCCAGCTGCCGTTGCTATGGCTCTGCCTAGTGACCCTTACCCAGCCTGGACAGCCGATTCGCAATCTCCTCTAACTGTCGAGCAAATTGAAGATGTTTTCATCGACTTAACGAATTGTTTCGGTTTTCAGAGAGATTCTATGAGGAATATGTTTGATCATTTCATGGTTTTACTAGATTCTCGTGCATCTCGTATGTCACCTCAACAGGCTTTATTATCCCTACATGCTGACTATATAGGTAGTGATACTGCAAATTACAAGAAATGGTATTTTGCTGCTCAGTTGGATATGGATGATGAGGTTGGTTTCCGTAATATGAAATTAGGAAAATTATCGAGGAAAGCTCGTAAGGCCAAaaagaagagcaagaaAGCAATGGAAGGTGCCATTGATACTGATGCCACGCTAAGTCAGTTAGAAGGCGACAACTCTTTGGAGGCCGCTGATTTCCGTTGGAAAGCAAAAATGAACAAGCTTTCTCCCTTGGAGCGTGTTCGTCAAATTGCCTTGTACTTATTGATGTGGGGTGAGGCTAATCAAGTAAGATTCACATCTGAATGTTTGTGCTTTTTGTACAAGTGCGCACTGGATTATTTGGATTCTCCTTTATGTCAACAGCGCAGAGAACCTGTACCAGAAGGTGATTACCTAAACCGTGTTGTTTCACCTTTGTACCGTTTCTTACGAAACCAAGTTTATGAAATTGTTGATGGTCGTTATGTTAAACGTGAGCGTGATCATAACAAGGTTATTGGCTACGACGATGTGAATCAGCTATTTTGGTACCCAGAAGGTATCGCTCGGATCGTATTTGAAGACGGAACCCGTTTGATTGACTTGCCATCCGAAGAACGTTATTTACGTTTGGGTGATGTTGTTTGGAATGATGtcttcttcaaaacttATAAAGAAATCCGTACTTGGTTGCATCTGATCATTAATTTCAACCGTATTTGGATTGTACACGGTGCAGTTTACTGGATGTACACGGCTTTCAATTCTCCATCATTATATACCAAAGATTACCAGCAATTGAGAGACAATCAACCAATGCCGGCTTACCGTTGGAGTTCATGTGCTTTGGCCGGTACTTTTGCATGTGTCTTGCAATTGATTGCCACTATTCTGGAATGGTCGTTTGTCCCTAGAAACTGGGCAGGTGCTCAACATTTGTCTCGTCGGTTCATTTTCTTGTTGATAGTTACAGCGCTGAACCTTGTTCCTGTTGCCTTCGTTTTTACATACAGTGATTTGGACGTGGAATCTAAGATTGCTCATGCGGTTTCGATTGTAGCCTTCTTCATTGCATTGGCAACCgttattttcttttctaTTATGCCTTTAGGAGGTCTATTCACGTCGTACATGAAGAATTCAACCAGAAGGTACGTGGCTTCCCAAACATTTACTGCGTCTTTTGCTCCGTTAAGAGGTTTTGATAGATGGATGTCGTATCTGCTTTGGGTTGCTGTTTTCACAGCAAAGTTTATTGAATCATACTTCTTCTTGATTTTATCTCTCAGAGACCCTATTAGAATTCTTTCGACCCTAAAGATTAGATGTTCCGGTGATACATACTTTAAGAGTATGCTCTGTAAGCAACAAAGTTACATTGTCTTGGGTTTGATGGTTGTTACTGATTTCATTTTGTTCTTTTTGGATACTTACATGTGGTACATTGTATGCAACACTGTTTTCTCTGTTGGACGTTCCTTCTACCTAGGTATTTCCATTTTGACCCCATGGAGAAATATTTTCACTCGTTTACCAAAGAGAATCTACTCTAAGATCTTGGCAACTGCTGATATGGAGATCAAGTATAAGCCAAAGGTTTTAATTTCTCAAGTTTGGAATGCCATTGTGATTTCGATGTACAGAGAGCACTTGTTGGCTATTGACCACGTTCAGAAGTTGTTATACCATCAAGTTCCATCTGAAATTGAAGGTAAGCGTACTCTAAGGGCTCCTACTTTCTTTGTTTCTCAAGATGATAATAACTTTGATACCGAGTTTTTCCCTCGCAACTCAGAAGCGGAACGTCGTATTTCGTTTTTTGCCCAATCTTTGGCAACTCCGATTCCAGAGCCTTTACCTGTTGACAACATGCCTACCTTTACTGTTTTGACCCCTCATTATTCTGAAAGAATCTTGCTTTCATTGAGAGAAATTATTCGTGAGGATGACCAATTTTCTCGTGTCACCCTATTGGAGTATTTAAAACAATTACACCCCATTGAGTGGGATTGTTTTGTTAAGGACACCAAAATTTTGGCCGAAGAAACCGCTGCTTTTGAAGGTGAAGCCGATCCTGAAAAAGATGACGATCTGAAAGCTCAAATTGATGACTTACCATTTTACTGTATTGGTTTCAAATCTGCTGCACCCGAATATACCTTGCGTACTCGTATTTGGGCTTCTTTAAGATCCCAAACGTTATACCGTACTGTTTCTGGTATGATGAATTATGCTCGTGCAATTAAGTTATTGTATCGTGTTGAGAATCCAGAAATTGTTCAGATGTTTGGTGGAAATGCTGAAGGTTTGGAAAGAGAGCTAGAAAGAATGTCAAGAAGGAAGTTTAAGTTTTTGGTTTCTATGCAAAGATTGGCTAAATTCGAACCTCATGAAATGGAAAATACTGAATTTTTGTTGCGTGCATACCCCGATTTGCAAATTGCGTACTTGGATGAAGAACCTCCTCTACATGAAGGCGAAGAACCAAGAATTTATTCTGCTTTGATCGACGGTCACTGTGAATTGATGGAGAACGGCCGTAGAAGACCTAAGTTCCGTGTTCAATTGTCTGGTAATCCAATCTTGGGTGACGGTAAGTCTGACAACCAGAACCATGCTTTGATCTTTTACAGAGGTGAATACATTCAATTAGTTGACGCAAATCAAGACAATTATTTGGAAGAGTGTTTAAAGATTCGGTCCGTTTTAGCtgaatttgaagaattgaaCGTTGAGCAAGTAAATCCATATGCTCCCGGTCTGAAATATGAGGACCAGGAAAACAACCATCCAGTTGCTATTGTTGGTGCTCGTGAATATATCTTCTCAGAGAATTCTGGTGTGTTGGGTGACACTGCTGCAGGTAAAGAACAAACATTTGGTACCTTATTCTCACGTACCCTAGCTCAAATTGGTGGTAAATTACATTATGGTCATCCGGATTTCATCAATGCTATCTATATGACAACCAGATGCGGTTTATCTAAGGCTCAAAAGGGTTTGCATTTGAATGAGGATATTTACGCTGGTATGAACGCCATCCTTCGTGGTGGTAGAATTAAGCACTCTGAATATTACCAGTGTGGTAAAGGTAGAGATCTAGGTTTCGGAACTATTTTGAACTTTACTACTAAGATTGGTGCTGGTATGGGTGAACAATTATTATCTCGTGAATACTATTACCTAGGTACTCAATTACCGATTGATAGGTTCCTCTCTTTCTATTATGCGCACCCTGGTTTCCACTTAAACAACTTATTTATCCAGTTATCTTTGCAAATGTTTATCTTGACCTTGGTTAACATGAACGCTTTAGCCCACGAGTCAATTATCTGTCAATACCAAAAACACGTTCCAATTTCTGACCCATTAATTCCTACCGGTTGTTCAAACTTGGTTCCTGTTATTGACTGGGTTAGGCGTTATACTCTATCCATTTTCATCGTGTTCTTTATTTCCTTTATCCCTATCGTTGTTCAGGAATTAATCGAACGTGGTGTTTGGAAAGCAGTTCAGAGATTTGTTCGTCATTTGTCGTCTCTGTCACCAATGTTTGAAGTGTTTGCTGGTCAGATTTATGCCGCTTCTTTGGTTAGCGATATGACCATCGGCGGAGCTCGTTATATCTCAACTGGTCGTGGTTTCGCTACCTCTCGTATTCCGTTCTCTATTTTGTACTCAAGGTTCGCTGGTTCGGCTATTTATATGGGGGCTAGGTCAATGTTAATGTTGTTTTTTGCCACTGTATCATTCTGGCAACCTGCCTTGTTGTGGTTCTGGGCGTCCATGGCTGCAATGATGTTCTCTCCATTTATTTTTAACCCTCACCAATTTTCTTGGCAAGATTTCTTCTTAGATTACAGAGATTTTATTAGATGGTTATCTAGAGGTAATGCCAAATTCCACAAGAACTCTTGGATTGGTTACGTTCGGATGTCCAGATCTCGTATTACAGGTTACAAGAGAAAATTGATTGGTGATGCATCAGAAAAAGCAAGTGGCGACTCTGTTAGAGCTCATAGGACAAACGTTTTGATGGCAGATTTGCTTCCAACTACTGTTTATGCTGCTGGTTGTTTCTGTGCTTATATGTTTATAAACGCCCAAACAGGTGTTACTGATGCACAACCCGATGAAGTCAATGCTGTTCTACGTCTTCTGATTTGTACTGCTGCTCCAATTGTTATAAACATGGGTGCTTTAGCTGTAGTAATGGCTCTATCATGCTGTGCTGGTCCACTTCTAAGTGTTTGCTGTAAGAATACCGGATCTGTTATGGCTGCAGTTGCTCACGGTATTTCTGTTGTTGTGCATCTAGTATTCTTTATAGTTATGTGGGTATTGGAAGGTATGAATTTTGCGAAGATGTTAATTGGTTTGGTCACTATGATTCAGTTAGAAAGGGTTATTTTACAAGTTCTAACATTATCCTTCTTAACTCGTGAGTTTAAGAACGACCATGCAAATTCTGCATTCTGGTCCGGTAAGTGGTACAAAACAGGCCTTGGTTACATGGCATGGACTCAACCGGCCAGAGAATTTGTTGTAAAGACTATAGAAATGTCTGAATTTGCAGCTGACTTCACTTTGGGTCATATTTTACTACTACTGCAATTCCCAATCTTGTGTATTCCATCCATTGACAAATTCCATTCTATGATGTTGTTCTGGTTGAAGCCATCCCGCCAAATACGTCCACCTATATATTCATTGAAACAAGCTAGGTTGCGTAAGCGGATGGTAAGAAAATACAGTTGTTTGTACTTATTGGTTTTAGTGTTCTTTGTTGCTATAATCGCAGGTCCAGCTGTTGGGAAGAAACAAATATTGGATAACTTGGCACCCAAATTTAACGAAGACAACATGTTGAAGGGTGTTATGCAACCAATTAACAGGAATAACAATGACACGGGTGACCATCTACCAACCACCTTAGAAAACCAGTTTTTTACTGCAACACCCCCTCCTGTTTCGATTAGGACCAAAAGTTGA
- the IMO32 gene encoding Imo32p (Syntenic homolog of Ashbya gossypii ACL180C; Syntenic homolog of Saccharomyces cerevisiae YGR031W (IMO32)) has protein sequence MRANISRFSSFIRAIHRGTTIPSLDSIHTVPLVHDLINTHSSNEAKDRSPIVMLHGLFGNKTSNRTLCKHLNKSTSRDVYSLDLRNHGDSPRAPNCDYASMAADVGAWVQRNVSKPPIILGHSMGAKVAMLLALMEPKHCHMVVSLENAPIPTPPLTRFLRYLYAIERIVAKEKCTRDEAFQELRNVETDEGLVLFLMTLIKRNNDGYLSRLPLQILKNGLKRGFIEDWPLQTDTISYKGPALFIRGTLSSIMPDECIPVIGNFFPKFELRDAVAGHNVTTDAAAECSELITDFISRNED, from the coding sequence ATGCGCGCTAACATATCACGTTTCAGCTCCTTCATAAGAGCAATCCATAGAGGTACTACTATTCCATCTCTAGATTCCATACATACTGTTCCATTGGTTCACGATCTCATTAATACCCATTCCAGCAATGAGGCCAAAGATCGTTCACCCATAGTTATGCTCCATGGTCTATTTGGAAACAAGACATCTAATCGTACATTATGCAAGCACTTGAACAAATCCACATCGCGTGATGTGTATTCATTGGATCTCCGGAACCATGGCGATTCTCCTCGCGCTCCTAACTGTGATTATGCATCAATGGCAGCTGATGTGGGGGCATGGGTGCAAAGAAATGTTTCAAAACCGCCAATCATTCTCGGCCATTCAATGGGTGCAAAGGTAGCAATGTTACTAGCTCTAATGGAGCCCAAGCATTGTCATATGGTTGTTAGTCTGGAGAATGCTCCAATCCCCACGCCTCCGCTGACGCGTTTTCTCAGGTATCTTTATGCCATAGAAAGAATAGTTGCCAAAGAAAAATGTACTCGAGACGAGGCCTTTCAAGAATTACGAAACGTTGAGACTGACGAAGGCCTTGTGCTTTTCCTAATGACACTAATCAAGCGTAACAATGACGGTTACTTGTCACGCCTTCCTTTACaaattttaaaaaacggtTTAAAGAGGGGCTTCATAGAGGATTGGCCGCTTCAAACTGATACAATTTCATACAAAGGCCCTGCGCTATTTATTAGGGGTACACTTTCGTCCATCATGCCAGATGAATGCATCCCAGTTATAGGAAATTTCTTCCCAAAATTTGAACTACGTGATGCTGTAGCGGGGCATAATGTCACCACCGATGCCGCAGCTGAGTGCTCTGAGCTTATTACAGATTTTATTTCCCGTAATGAAGATTAA